From the candidate division WOR-3 bacterium genome, the window TCCAAATAATCAAAGAGGCAATAGAGCTGTTGAAAAGAGAATTGGATGAAATACAAAACAGCCCAACCCCCCCGATGTCTCAGGAAGAAGCGTTTTTAATCGCCGCGTTGAATATCGCGGGAGCTCTTGTAAAAGAAAAAAGCGGAAAACCTTTTAGAGATTTTGAACTCAGCCCGGAACTCTTAAAGAAAATCGACAATGCCGTAAACTGATTTACACATTTATCCTCTCCAGATAGTCGATTTTCTCACCTAAAAATCTCTCTGCAATACCTATGAAATTCGGAGGAATATCGCTCAGATAGTATCCAACCGTTCCGGGTTTTTCGGCGCGGTTCAAAATATTCTCAGACCTCAGAGTTTCCGCCAAAACTTTTGAGACTTCCTGAGCTGAATCGACCAGAGTAACATTCCGCCCCATAACTTGTTTAATGGTGTTTTTGAGAAGGGGGTAATGAGTGCAACCCAAGACAAGCGTGTCGATATCGCTCGCGGCGAGATGCGAAAGGTAGATTTTCGCTGTCATGAGAGCTATTTCTGTGTTTTCCCAGCCTTCTTCAACCAAAGGTACAAACAACGGGCAAGCCTGGGTGAACACTTTTGTCTTCTCGTTCAATTTCTTTATGTGTTCAGAATAAGCTCCGCTCGATATGGTGGCGTTTGTTCCGATTACCCCGACTCTGTTGTTTTTCGTCACCTTTATAGCTTCTTTAGCGCCGGGGCCAAGCACACCTATAATAGTCACGTCACATTGATGTTTCAACTCGTCAATCGCTATAGACGAAACTGTGTTGCAGGCGGCTATGATAATTTTGACGTCTTTGGATAGAAGAAAATCGATGTCTTCTTTCGCGAATCTTATGATAGTGTCTCTTGATTTATTGCCGTAAGGAACTCTCGCTGTATCGCCGAAATATACTATATCCTCAGTTCCGAGAATTTTTCTCACTTCGCGGACTACAGTAAGCCCCCCGACACCAGAATCGAATATGCCAACGGGTCTCGGATCTATTCCCATTTTTTTCTCCTGATATCCCTCTCAACGTCAGCCTTTTTAACAGCTTCCCTCTTGTCGTACAATTTTTTTCCTCTCGCCACTCCAATTTGGACTTTGACAATATTTCTCGAATTGAAATACATCATCAGGGGGATAGCGGTCAACCCCTGCTGCTCGATCTTCGCTTTCAGTTTGAAAATTTCTCTTCTGCTCAAAAGCAATTTACGATTCCTTTTCGGGTCGGGCTGGTAAAAGGATGATTTGTCGTAAACAGGTATCAATACCGACGAAAGGTATGCTTCACCGTCGATAATCTTCACGTAACCTTCACCCAAGCTGCATGCCCCGTTGCGGAGAGACTTCACTTCCGATCCTTCGAGAACGATACCGGCTTCAATTTTATCCAGAATAGTGTAATCGTGAAAAGCCCGTCTATTTTTTGATATCATTTTCTTTAAATCACTCATCTCGTTCTTGGTTTTCCCTGTAGAGTATTATTTTTCTTCCTATGACAAGGACAATCTCAGAACCTGTCGCCGTGGATAATTCTTCAGCGACATTTTTTGCCTCCAAAAAGGAATTTCTGTTGACTTCAATTTTGATTATCTCCCTCGCGCCCAGCGCTTTATCTATTTCCTCTATAAAAACCCTCGAAAGTCCGGACTTGCCTATGTTGAATAATGGTTTTAATTTGGAAGCGTCAGCTATGAGTTCTTTTCTTTTCTTTGTTTCCATGATAACCGTCACAAATATTTTTTGAGATATTCATAGTTTGGTGTAAGTCTTCCGCCATGAGCTACAATGGCGTTTTTTATTTCAGGCGGCAGTTTTAAAGATTCAAAAGGCTTGTCATATTCCTCTAGGGTTATATCAGGTATGAATCTCATGAGGGTATGGCTGAAATGTTGGGAAGACTCCAGTGGCAATTCGCTTGGAAGTATATCCACCGCGAGGACAGCTATACCTTCTCCTTCCAAGCCATCTACAACCGATCCATCTCTGGGATTATATACAAAAACAGGTTTTTCAGGAGCCGTGGCTTTGACCGTAACCTGGATTCCCCCTTCTACGTCGCAGCTTATATCTCCGATAACTTTCATCTTTCTCTTTTCC encodes:
- the zapA gene encoding cell division protein ZapA, which produces MEENIIDTVIGGKKISLKVSENFQIIKEAIELLKRELDEIQNSPTPPMSQEEAFLIAALNIAGALVKEKSGKPFRDFELSPELLKKIDNAVN
- a CDS encoding YhbY family RNA-binding protein, translated to METKKRKELIADASKLKPLFNIGKSGLSRVFIEEIDKALGAREIIKIEVNRNSFLEAKNVAEELSTATGSEIVLVIGRKIILYRENQERDE
- the smpB gene encoding SsrA-binding protein SmpB — translated: MSDLKKMISKNRRAFHDYTILDKIEAGIVLEGSEVKSLRNGACSLGEGYVKIIDGEAYLSSVLIPVYDKSSFYQPDPKRNRKLLLSRREIFKLKAKIEQQGLTAIPLMMYFNSRNIVKVQIGVARGKKLYDKREAVKKADVERDIRRKKWE
- a CDS encoding glutamate racemase, which encodes MDPRPVGIFDSGVGGLTVVREVRKILGTEDIVYFGDTARVPYGNKSRDTIIRFAKEDIDFLLSKDVKIIIAACNTVSSIAIDELKHQCDVTIIGVLGPGAKEAIKVTKNNRVGVIGTNATISSGAYSEHIKKLNEKTKVFTQACPLFVPLVEEGWENTEIALMTAKIYLSHLAASDIDTLVLGCTHYPLLKNTIKQVMGRNVTLVDSAQEVSKVLAETLRSENILNRAEKPGTVGYYLSDIPPNFIGIAERFLGEKIDYLERINV